Genomic window (Desulforapulum autotrophicum HRM2):
GAACCGGTTCTTTCATATGCCCCGGAGAGCAGCGAACGTACAAAACTTAAGGATGCAATTATGGCGTTGCGGTCCCAGGAAATGGAAATTCCCCTGGTGATCGGGGGAAAGGCGGTCAAGACCGGTAACATGGGAACCTGCCGGGTTCCCCATGACCACGGTCATACCCTTGCCACCTTTCACAAGGCTGGTGCAAAGGAGGTGGCCATGGCCGCAGACGCGGCAAGGGCTGCCGCAAAAGAGTGGCTTCATATGCCCTGGCAGGAAAGACTTGCCATTTTCAGAAAGGCGGCCGATCTTCTGGCGGGCCCCTATCGCATGAAGCTAAACGCCGCCACCATGCTTGGTCAGGGAAAGAATGCCATGCAGGCAGAAATTGATTCGGCCTGTGAACTCATCGATTTTTTGCGGTTCAACACCTATTATGCCACCCAGATTTACAAGGATCAGCCCGTGTCTGATCCCGGTATCTGGAATCAGCTTGAGTACCGGCCCCTTGAGGGGTTTGTTTTTGCTGTTTCGCCGTTCAATTTTACTGCCATTGCGGGTAACCTCTGTTCTTCCCCCGCCATGATGGGCAACACGGTTCTGTGGAAGCCTGCTTCAACGGCCGTTTATTCCGGCCATATTATCATGGAAATTTTTAAACGGGCAGGCCTTCCTGACGGAGTAATCAATTTTATTCCAGGTTCGGGATCAGAGGTTGGAACGCCTGTGATGAATCACCCTGATTTTGCAGGGGTTCACTTTACCGGTTCGACCCGGGTGTTTAAAAATATCTGGACCACTGCGGCAAAGAATCTTGATCTCTACGGCTGCTATCCCAGGATCGTCGGTGAGACCGGAGGGAAGGATTTTATTTTTGTTCACGCTTCAGCAGATGTGGATGCCGTATGTACAGCAATGATCAGGGGGGCCTTTGAATACCAGGGGCAGAAATGTTCGGCAGCTTCCAGGGCCTACGTGCCTGCCTCCATGTGGGGGGATTTGAAAACCAAACTCACGAAGACTATTGCCACCATCAAGATGGGGTCGCCCGAAGATTTTTCAAATTTTGTCAATGCCGTCATAGACAAAAATGCCTTTGATACCATCTCCTCGTACATTGATTTTGCAAAAAACAGCGACCATGCTGAGATCATTGCCGGCGGTGGATGTGACGATACCACGGGATACTTCATCGAACCTACAGTCATTGTTGCAGAAACGCCTGATTTTAAAACCATGCGTGAAGAAATCTTCGGGCCTGTGTTGACCGTTTTTATCTATGATGACGCAGACTATGACAAGACCCTTGAGATCTGTGATTCAACTTCGGACTACGCCTTGACCGGGGCCGTCTTTGCAACGGACCGGGCTGCTGTTATCAAGGCAAGAAAGGTGCTGACCCATGCGGCTGGTAACTTTTATATTAATGACAAGCCCACCGGTGCTGTTGTTGGTCAGCAACCCTTTGGTGGTGCAAGGGCCTCGGGAACCAACGATAAGGCGGGAAGCCCCCTTAACCTCTATCGCTGGGTCAGTGCTCGGACGATCAAAGAGACTTTTGTGCCCCCCACGGATTATCGATATCCCTTCATGGGCTAAAGCCGTGGGGCCCCTTACTTAATTTTCCAAAAGAAATAAATAAGGGGCCCCTGTCTAAAATTTCAGATTCCGATTCGGGTTCAGGCTGCCCTCCGTATGTTGATGGCACACACCTTGAATTCGGGAATCTTTGCAACCGGATCCAGCATGGCATTGGTGAGGCGGTTGGCTGCAGCCTTAGCAAAGTGGAACGGGATGAACAGGGTGCCGTCAACGGCCTTGGGGGAGATGGCAAGCTTTGCCGTTATCTTTCCCCTGCGGGAGAGGACGTCCACCATGGTGCCGTCTTCAAGGTCGAGCTTTGAGGCATCATTGACCGATATTTCCACAAAGCATTCCGGCGACAGTGTGTTGAGCCCCCGGCTCTTCATGGTCATGGTTCCGGTGTGGTAGTGGTACAATACCCTGCCCGTGGTGAGCATGAATGGGTAGGCCGTGTCCGGAAGTTCGGCCGGAGGTCTGTGGTCGATGGCGTGGAACAGGCCCTTTCCCCGGGTGAACTGCTTGGTGTGCAGTATCGGAGTGCCTGGATGGGCCTCTGTGGGACAGGGCCAGTGTATGCCCTCCTTTTCAATTTTTTCAAAGGTGATGCCGGCATAGGAAGGGGTAACTGTTCTTATTTCCTCAAAAATGGCTTCACCATTAGGATAGTTCATGGGGTAGCCCATACGGGTGGCTATTTCGCAGACAATTTTCCAGTCTTCCCTTGCAAATCCCGGGGCTTCAACCGCCTTTCTTACCCGTTGAACCCGCCTTTCCGTGTTGGAAAAGGTACCGTCTTTTTCGGCAAAGCAGAAAGCCGGCAGGACCACGTCGGCCTTTTGGGCCGTTTCCGTGAGGAAAATGTCCTGGACCACAAGCAGATCAAGGCGTTCAAGGGCCTTTTCTGCATGGTTGAGATCGGGGTCTGAAACCATTGGATTCTCACCAATGATGTACAGGGCTTTCAGGTCTCCTGTTCCGGCCATTTCAATCATATCAGTGGCTGTCAGGCCCGGGGTGGCTGGCAGGTCGGTTACCTCCCAGGCGGCCTCAAATTTTGCCCTGGCAGTTGCATCTGCAACACCCTGGTAGGCAGTGAATACGTTGGGTAGTCCGCCCATGTCACAGGCACCCTGGACATTGTTCTGACCCCTCAGGGGGTTAACCCCGCCGCCGGGGATACCAAGGTTGCCGCAGAGCATGGAAAGATTGGCAAGGGATTTGACGTTGTCCGTTCCCGTGGTGTGCTGGGTGATGCCCATGCAGTAAAGGATGCTTGCACTTTTTGCTTTAGCAAAGGTTCTTGCCGTTTTTATAAGGTCGTCGGCATTGATGCCTGTTAACGCCTCAACATAGTCCGGGGTGTAGGTCGAAACGGTTTGTTTGAGTGCTTCAAACCCCTCGCATCTGTTTTCTACAAAGGCTTGGTCATGGAGATTTTCTGATATAATTACGTTCATGAGGCCGTTGATCCAGGCAATGTCGGTACCAAGCTCGGGTCTGAGCCAGACGTTGGCATGGTCGGTGAGCCGGATTTTTCTCGGGTCAATGACAATGAGTGTTTTTCCATGGAGGGCGGCCCTTTTAACGAAGGTGGACAGGACAGGGTGGTTTTCTGTGGTGTTGGATCCTGTGACAAGGATCACATCTGCTGTTTCAATGTCTGCAATGGTGTTTGTCATTGCACCGGAACCAAAAGCTGCAGCCAGACCGGCTACTGTTGAGGAATGTCACAGTCGGGCGCAATGGTCGATGTTGTTTGTTTTGAGGACGGCACGGGTAAATTTCTGGGCAATGTAATTTTCCTCGTTGGTCGTACGGGCCGAGGTGAGAACCCCGATGCTGTCCGATCCATGGTCGTTTTTGATCTGTGCCAGTTTCTTTGCAACAAGGTCAAGGGCTTCGTCCCAGGTTGCTCCCTCCAGTTTACCGTTTTTCCGTACCAGGGGAGAGGTGAGCCGTTCCGGGGATCCCACAAAGTCAAATCCGAATCGGCCTTTGACGCAGAGGCTGCCGTTGTTGGGAGGTATATGGCCTGCGCTGTTGACTTTTATAATTCGATTCTTCTGGATATTTAGTTCAATCTGACAGCCAACCCCACAATAGGAGCAGGTGGTTTTAACTTTTCGGGTTTTGACAAAGCGTTCGCGCTTCATGGATCGTTCCGTGACAAGGGCACCAACCGGGCATGCGTCCACGCATTCACCGCAGAAAACGCAGTCAGAATCCTTGAGTGCCACATCTGCACCTGCAATAATTTTGGTGTCCGCCCCCCGGTATCCAAAATCAATGGCATTGTTTACCTGGATTTCCCTACACGCCTGGACGCAGCGACCGCAAAGAATACAGCGGGAAAAATCACGGATGATAAAGGGGTTGACCCGTTCCATGGGGTATTTGCTCTTGGACTGGGGAAGGCCCCTTGCCTTTACCTGGTAACGGTAGGCAAGATCCTGGAGCTTGCATTCACCCCATACAGGGCACAGATCCTGTTCTCCGTCTTCTTCAAGCACCTTGAGCTGAAACTGAGTCCAATCCTTGGTGTCAAAGTCCCGAATGGCACAGTTGTGGTGTCCGGATGAGAGCATGAGGCGGATAATGGATCTTCTGGCCTGGATAACCTCTTGAGATTCGCTCAGGATGACCATGCCGGTTGCTGCCGGTGTTGCACACGACGGCACTAGATTTGGGGCTCCTTGAACCTCGACAACGCAGATTCTGCAGGCGCCGGTTGGGGTGGCTCCCTTGAGATAGCACAGAGTTGGGATGAAAATGTTGTTGCGAAGGGCAACGTCCAGAATTGTCTCTCCGGGCTCAAATGCGAAGGTTTTATTATCAATGATGATTTGATTATCTTTACCCATAATCTATCTTCTCCAGAGCAGTTGTTGCAAGATTGATAAAAATAAATACATAATAGGTACAGGATTCATATGGCAATGTCAATGCGATCACTCCTAATTTTTTGATGATATCGTTGACATTTCCATTTTGCCTGATTATAAAAGTTGTGGACTATCTTGTAAATTCAAAATAATCTAGAATCAGCGGAGGTAATAATGCTTGAAGCTGTTCTTTTAATGGGTGGACTCGGAGTTGTTATTGGCGGTGCTCTTGCCCTTGCATCCAAGGTGTTTTACGTCTATGTGGATCCCCTTGTTGTGGCTATTAGCGATGCTCTACCTGGAGCCAATTGCGGGGGGTGCGGTTTTCCGGGCTGTTCGCCCAATGCCCAGGCCATTGCCGACGGCAAATCCTCTCCCGATTCATGCGTTGCAGCGGGTCCCGATGTTGCAGAGGCCATTGCCGCTCTTATGGGCGTTTCCATTGAAGCCAAGGAGCCTGAAATTGCCCGGCCCGGTTGCCACTACAGCATCGAAGATACGGACATTAAATACCTCTACGAAGGCCTGTCGGACTGCAGGGCTGCAGCCCTTATGTCCGGGGGGATGAAGGTGTGCAACATCGGTTGTCTTGGTCTTGGAACCTGTGTTAAAGCATGTCTGTTTGGTGCCTTGACCATGGGCAAGGATTCGCTGCCCAAGGTGGATCCGGAAAAGTGTACCGGATGCGGGGCCTGTGAGCGGGCCTGCCCCAAGCATATCATTCGCCTCACCTCAGTTACCCGCAGGATCATCAGTGAATATACGGAAGATGAGTGCGTGACACCCTGCCAGCGGGCATGTCCAACGGGTATTGATATTCGAGAGTATGTGCGGTTGATCCGGCACAATGATCCCGGTGGGGCCGTTCAGGTGATCAAGGAGAGAAACCCCTTTCCCACAGTTATCGGAAGAATATGTCCGGCCCTGTGTGAGGTGGCCTGCAGACGCCAGTATCTGGATGAACCCGTGGCTATCAACCACCTGAAGCGGTATGCCTGTGATATTGAAATGAACCTTGGCAAGAGGGTCCAGCCTTACAAGGCCCCTGCCACGGGAAAACGGGTGGCCGTTATCGGCGGTGGTGTGGAAGGTCTTTCGGCTGCTTTCTTTACGGCAAGGCTTGGGCATTCACCAATGGTGTTTGAATCAACAGCCCTTCTGGGAGGACTTCTTCGTGTTGCCATCTCAGATGAACGCCTGTCCCAGAGCGTCCTTGACTGGGATATTGAAGGGGTTCTTGAAATGGGTGTCAAAACCCGGATGAGCGTCAAGGCGGGCCGTGACTTTACGGTTCCCTCTCTTCTCAGGGAAGGATTTGAGGCTGTTTTTACGGCAACGGGCGGATGGGATAACAGGCTTGTCAGGGGCGATGTTGCCGATGTTGCCACGGTGTTTCCCGGTGGTTACCTGCTGATCGACCTTCTTCGCACGGACATTAAAAAAGGTGAACGGATACCCTGTGGACGTAACGTTGTCATAGCCGGCGGCGGTATGATGATTCCCAACGCCGTCAAAATATGTAAGGAACTCGGGGCTGAAAATATTACTGTGCTTTCAAGAAAACCCCCTGAAAAGTCTTCCTATGACAGCATAACCCTGGAAGCCATTCAATCCAGGGGGGCAACGGTAAAATACAATACCGGTATCACCAGGCTCTACGGTGAAGAGGATCGTCTCACCCATATTGAGTATACCGAGCTTGATTCAGGAAAAAAGCATCTTTTGCCGACGGACACCCTTTTTCTGTCGTCCGGACGTTTTCCAGAGCTTGTATTTGTTCGTTCTGAAACCCTTGATTCTGAAAAGGAACAAAGTGATTCCCGTTCCGGAACCCTGAGGTGGGAGGGCGTTGAAATTTATAAGGAACCGGAGAATTGTCGTGAGCAGGGTCTCCTTTCAAAGGGCGATGTCATCAGCGGTTACAGCGCAGCAGTTGCAGCCATCAATGGTGGCCGCAAGGCCGCAGCCTCAATTCATTCTTTGCTCTACGGTCATCTTCCTGAATACCCCTCAAACCCCATAACCAAGCAGAGTATTCTCCAGGGGGTTAATCATCTGGAGGGAGTTCAGATTTCTCCCAGAAATATCATGCCTGCGGCTGACCTTTCTAACCGGGGTAATGGGGAGTTGTTCAAGGGCTTTAGCGATGAAATGGCTGTCAAGGAGGCAGAGCGCTGCCTCAGGTGTGGGTTGATCTGCTATGAACGATCCAAACTGGAGGAAGTAAAAGAGATTGTTGTATAATTTGATGTCTGCTGGCTTTTCTTTTTCAGGAAAGATTCATGGAAGCTGAAAGGATTCTGGTCGTTGACGACGAAGTCAGGGTGGTGGAAACGATTCAGTTCTTCCTAGAACGGGAAGGGTATATAGTGGGCACGGCCTGTTGCGGCAGGGATGCTCTTTCCCTTTTTAGAGGAAGCCCTTTTGACCTGGTCCTTCTTGATATAAGTATGCCGGGTATGGACGGCTTTCACGTCATGGAACAACTGCTGGAGATCAACCCTGAACTTTTGGTTATCATGGTTACGGGATATGCAACGGTTGAATCAGCAGTAAGAGCCCTGAAACAGGGGGCCTGCGACTATCTAAAAAAGCCCTTTGAGTATGCAGACCTGATCAAGACGGTGAAAAATGCCTTGAACAAAAAGCGTCTCATGCTGGAAAACAAAGCCATGACAGCAAGGTTAGAGGCCTCTGAACTCAGATGCCGATACATGGTCAACAACTCCCCGGATTTGATCTATACCCTTGATCCAAAGGGGTGCTTTACCTTTATTAACAATGAGTTCAGGCGGGTTTTGGGCTACAGTCGGATATCTGTTCTGGGAAAACATTTTTCCCATGTCGTCCATCCCGATGATTTCAAAAAGTGTGAGCCTGGTATGGTTCCAGGAGTCATGCCTGCTGAAGGTGGGGGCGCCTTCCAGATACGTTTTAAAAAAGCCAGATTAAAATCAGAGACCGATCCATGCAACGATTTTATATGGGTTGAGCTCAAGGCTACGTTCATGCGGTTGCCTGAGGGTGAAAGTCAAATCTACTGTATTGCAAGGGATGTAACCGAAAGAAATAATCTCCATGAACAGCTTCACCAGGCTCAGAAAATGGAGGCCATCGGTACCCTTGCCGGTGGTATTGCCCATGATTTTAACAATATTCTCATGGGGATACAGGGTTACACCTCACTTGTCCGTTCGACCCTTGCACCGGAAAGTCCAGAGGCTATAAAGCTTTCATATATTGAAGATTATGTGAATTCCGGGTCTGATATGACCCGTCAACTTCTGGGGTTTGCCCAGAAGAACGACCATGAACTCAACTTTGTAAATATCAATTATATCCTGAAAATGTCTGCAAAGATGTTCGGCAGAACCAAAAAAGATATTACCATTCACCAGAATCTTGAAAAAAAACTATGGAGCTGTGAGGTGGATGAGGGACAGGTTCAGCAGGTGTTGCTGAATCTCTATGTTAATGCCTGGCAGGCCATGCCCAGCGGCGGCCGAATTTATATAAAGACCGAAAATTTGATTGTTCCGGAATTAAAATACAAGGCGCTTGGGCTGAAAAAATCGGGTAAATATGTTCGTGTTTCGGTGGTTGATACAGGATTGGGGATGGACTCAAAGACCATGGAACGAATTTTTGACCCCTTTTTTACCACCAAGGAGATGGGGGGGGGGACAGGGCTTGGTCTTGCCACGGCCTATGGAATTATCAAGGGCCATGGGGGTACGTTCCGGGTTTTAAGCAAAAAGGGCGAGGGATCATCCTTTGCTTTTTATCTGCCTGCGAAAGAATTGCAGTCTAATAGGTGCAGCCTTGACGGAAAAAAATCTGAGGTCATCATCAATGGCAAGGGCTGTGTGCTGCTTGTTGATGATGAAGAGAATGTACTGGAGGTCTGCTCGGAGATGATTGAAAGTCTGGGGTACTCTGTCAGGGCTGTTGGTAACGGGCGGGATGCCATAGAATTTGTGAAAAAGAACGGTAAGAACATTGACCTTGTTATCCTTGATATGGTCATGCCTGGGATGAATGGATTTGAAACCTATCAGCGGATTAAAACCATTCAGCCGGAAACAAAAGTGCTTCTCTCCAGTGGATACAGCAAAATCGAAGACCTTGGGGAGATTTTTGATTCAACCCTTGGAAATTTTATCCCAAAGCCCTATAGTATGGCTTTGCTTTCTGAAAAAATAAACAGGGTGTGTGCCCTGGGATAGAGAACAGCCTCTAAAACAAGAAGAGCCCGGAAAAGATTTCTTTTCCGGGCTCCCATGTTTAATGCTTATGCAAAGGCTTTCTCAAGGTTGGGAACAACCTGTTTTTTACGGCTCATGACGCCGTCAAGCCAGACCTTGCTGTTTTTGGGAGTAGCACCAAAAGCTTTTTCAATGACAGACTCATCGTCGGATGCAATGAGTACTTCAGATCCTTCCTTGATTATGTCGGTAAGGAGGAGGAAAACGCTGTGACGTCCACCCTCTTTCTTAAGGGCGATAATGTCTTTTTCAAGGTCTGCTTTGACCTTGTCAAGAATCGAAAGATCTACAACTTCAAGCTGACCGATGCCGACCTTTTTTCCGTTCATGTTAAAATCCTTGTAGTCGCGAAGAACCAGTTCACGAACAGGGGTTCCGTCAACGGCTGATTTTACTTTGAACATATCCATGCCAAGGGCCTGGGTGTCAGTGATCCCGGCAGCTTTGGCAAGGGCTTCACATGCTTTTTTGTCGGCGTCCGTGCAGGTGGCTGACTTGAAAATGACCGTATCGGAAAGGATGGCGCAGAGCATTATACCTGCGATATCTTTTGGGATTTCGATTTTGTTGAAGTCGTACATGGATTTAATGACGGTGCAGGTGCAGCCCACAGGCCAGATCCAGCACTCCAGGGGTTGGGATGTGGTGACATCTCCGAGTTTGTGGTGGTCTACAATGCCAAGAATGTTGGCCTCACCAAGATCGTCAGGGCTTTGGGCAAGATCTGAATGATCCACAAGATAGACATCTTTGCCTGCAAAGGACGTAACAACAGCGGGTGCTGCAACTTTGAACTTTTCAAGTACAAATTTTGATTCAGGTGTCAGTTCTCCCTGGATTGCAGGGGTGATTGTCTCACCAAGTTTTTTTTTGAGATCAGCCAGGGCAATGGCTGCGCAGACAGAGTCCGTATCCGGATTCTTGTGACCAAATACTAAAGTTGACATAAATCCTCCTAGGTTTTTATATGCAGAATTTGCATTAATTCGACGATCAATTGAACCATTGACCATCCGTATCGATTATACTTTTTTATCTTTACAGTTCGTCCTAACGGTAGATTAAAACCCTTATAAAATGGATTTGCCAGATACACAAGGAAAATTTTATTTATTGACCCGGGGCGTAACATTAATACAGGTTGCATCTTTAAGGCGGTTTGTGATATTTAAATTTGTGTTATGAAACAGTATCTAATTGACGGGCTCAGCCCCCAGGATCATGAACGACTAAAGGCGTATCTGGATGAACATCACGGTCCCTGTGACCTTGGCGCAATCTACTGGATCAAGCTTGAACAGGCCCTTTTGACCCCTCTTCAACAAGAGCATACCCTTTGTGCTCCTCATTTCTTTGCCTTGGAACTTGGCAGAGACTATTTATCCTGTGAGTTGTTAGTCAGGATAAAAACCAATATAAAGTGTGACTGCATGGGGTATGCAACCCTGGAGCAGAGAGAGTGGCTCATGGAATTTGCTGACGGACTGCTTGATACCCTTAGGATAACGGTTTGAGCCCGGGAGGCCATGACATGTTAAAGATAATACCCCTTGGCGGACTGGGTGAAATCGGCCTGAACATGATGGTGTTTGAGTATGGTGATACCATCGTTGTCATTGATGCCGGTCTTATGTTTCCCGAGGATTACATGCTGGGGGTGGACATTGTTATTCCTGAAATGGAGTATCTCAGGGAAAACAGGGACAGATTAAAGGCCGTTGTGCTGACCCACGCCCATGAGGATCATATCGGGGCCATTGCCTATCTCTTAAAGGAATTTCCGGTTTCCGTGTATGGTACGCCTTTCACCCTCAGTGTGGTAAAGAACAAGCTCAGGGAATTTGATATTCTCAATATGGCTGAACTCAATGTTGTCATGCCCTTGGACAGAATTAAGATCGGCGCATTTGACATTGAGTTTATCCGGGTGAGTCATAGCACCGTCGACGTTGTAGGGCTTGCCATTCGCACACCCGTTGGCATGATTGTCCACACGGGCGACTTTCGGATCAACCACTGCTTTGATATGTCCAACTGCACGGATATTTCCCGGTTTGCCAAGTGCGGTGAGGAGGGCGTTCTTGCCCTTCTTTCCGATTCGACCAATGCTGAAAAGGATGGGTATACCGAGTCGGACCAGATTGTCAAGGAGAGCCTTGCAAAGATTGTTGCAAGGAGTGAGGGCAGGGTACTCATTGCCCTGTTTGCCTCCAACGTTTTCCGAATCCGGCAGATCATAGACATTGCCCTTAAAAACAACCGCAAAATCGTATTGAACGGCAGAAGTATCGAGCAGACCGTGGCCATTGCCAAGGAGCTTGGCTACCTTGACTGGCCTGAGCACATGTCCCTTGACCTGAGAAAGGTGAATTCGTTTCCTGACGATAAGATCATGGTGATCACCACGGGCAGTCAGGGAGAACCCATGTCGGCCCTATCGCGCATGGCGACCGGGTTCCACAAGCAGTTGAATATCAAAAAAGGTGACACCGTCATCCTCTCTTCAAAATCCATTCCCGGTAATGAAAAGGCCATTTCAAATATCATCAACAACCTCTACCGCAGGGGTGCCGAGGTGGTACACGATAAGATCGCCAAGGTCCATGTGTCCGGCCATGCCTGCAGGGAAGAGCTCAAGCTCATGATCAACCTGGTCAAGCCAAAATATTTTATTCCCATCCACGGCGAATACCGTCACCTGGTGATCCACGCCAGACTTGCCGAGAAACAGGGAATTCCTCGCCATCGTGTGCTTGCGGCGGAGAACGGTAATGTGATCTGCTTTGACGACAAAGGGGCAAAGATCGACGGTCAGGTGTACACCGGACGGGTCCTCATTGACGGTAAGGGAATTGGGGATGTGGGCCGCAGCGTGTTAAAGGAAAGACGCAACCTTTCCGAAGATGGCCTTGTGGTGGTCTCCATGATCATTGACGAGGAGACCGGTATTGTGCTTTACGGCCCGGAACTGGTTTCCAAGGGTTTTGTCTTTGGCGCTGAAACAGGCTATCTGGTGGATGATGCCCAGTGTGTTATCCTTGAGATAGTGGAAGAGGTGGAGGTGGGCAGCGAGTCCAGGGTGGACGTGATTCGTTCCCGACTCCAGAAGGCACTTAAACAGTATTTTTTCTTTACCATAAGGCGTCGTCCGCTGATTCTGCCCATTATTATTGAAGTATGAGAAAAGAGATTCTCGGTATTTTATTTGTTTTTCTGGTTGCCTTGACCTTTGTCAGTCTTGTCTCCTACAGTCCCCTTGATCCTTCAATCAATACACGTATCTTTTCGGCCCATCAGCATATTCACAACTATTTTGGCCTGGTGGGTGCCCATTTGTCGGGCTTTCTCATCGCTGTTTTTGGACTTGGTGCATTCTGGGTGCCGATCCTGCTCCTGCTCTGCTCGTTCTGGTATTTTAAGAAACGTTCCAGCCGGAACATCGGCAGGATCATGGGTATGACCCTTTGTGGGGGAATGCTGGTGGTGGTGTCAACGGGTAGTGCGCTTTCCCTTGTCCAGGAGAGTTATTCTCTATGGGGACAGGCCTACTCTTCAGGCGGAGCCGTTGGAATCCCCTTTGCCGCTTTTCTTGTGCGTTATACCAACGTTGTTGGCTGTGTCATGATCCTGGTCCTTCTTTTTTCCGTGGGTTTTGTGTTGACCACGGGCATATCCATGGTGACGGTGTTTGCCTTTTTTAAACAGCAGGTCCTTGGCATTGTGCGTATTCTGGCAGACGGGGCAAAGGTGATTGGCCGCTGGTGCAGGGCCGGTATTCTTGGATTGCGAAACAGACGCGAACAACGGATTAAAACCATTGATGTTGGAAACGAAAAACCTGTCCGACGGTTAACCCTTTTTCCCAGGAGATCATTGTCCGTCAAATCAGACGGCACCGGGGAAAATCTTGATTCGGGAAAGGCTGCCTCCAAAAAGGGCGGGTCAGGGGCCATTGTGATTGAAACGCCTTCCCTGGATTCGGCCGCAAGACCCATGAAGCCCATTGATGACGTGAGAACCTCCTCTGACTTTACCCTTCCCATGGTTTCTCTACTCAAGGAAAAAAAGGCGGTAAAGTGCAAGATAAACATTGAGCTTCTTAGGAAAAAAGGGGAGATCCTCGAAAAAAAACTCACGGATTTCGGCATTTCAGGCGAGGTGGTTGAGATTCTTCCCGGGCCTGTGATCACCACCTTTGAGTATCGACCGGCCCCTGGGGTCAAGATCAGCAAGATCGTGAACCTCACCGACGATCTTGCCCTTGCCCTGAGCGCCTTAAGTATACGCATTGTTGCACCCATTCCAGGAAAGGATGTTGTCGGGGTTGAAATCCCCAATGACCGACGTGATTTTGTTACCCTGAGGGAGATTATCACCTCCACGGCTTTTATCAACTCTTCGTCAAAGCTGACCCTTGCCCTTGGCAAGGATATTCTTGGCGTTCCCGTTGCTGCTGCCATGGAACGCATGCCCCACCTTCTGATTGCAGGTGCCACAGGTACAGGAAAAAGCGTGGGGCTTAACGCCATGATCATCAGCCTTCTTTACAAGGCATCCCCAAAGGAGGTTAAGTTTATCATGGTGGATCCCAAGCGAATTGAGTTATCGGTTTACGATGGGATTCCCCATTTGATCTCACCGGTGGTCACGGATATGAAAAAGGCAACCAATGCTCTTTTCTGGGCTGTTC
Coding sequences:
- the fdhF gene encoding formate dehydrogenase subunit alpha → MGKDNQIIIDNKTFAFEPGETILDVALRNNIFIPTLCYLKGATPTGACRICVVEVQGAPNLVPSCATPAATGMVILSESQEVIQARRSIIRLMLSSGHHNCAIRDFDTKDWTQFQLKVLEEDGEQDLCPVWGECKLQDLAYRYQVKARGLPQSKSKYPMERVNPFIIRDFSRCILCGRCVQACREIQVNNAIDFGYRGADTKIIAGADVALKDSDCVFCGECVDACPVGALVTERSMKRERFVKTRKVKTTCSYCGVGCQIELNIQKNRIIKVNSAGHIPPNNGSLCVKGRFGFDFVGSPERLTSPLVRKNGKLEGATWDEALDLVAKKLAQIKNDHGSDSIGVLTSARTTNEENYIAQKFTRAVLKTNNIDHCARLUHSSTVAGLAAAFGSGAMTNTIADIETADVILVTGSNTTENHPVLSTFVKRAALHGKTLIVIDPRKIRLTDHANVWLRPELGTDIAWINGLMNVIISENLHDQAFVENRCEGFEALKQTVSTYTPDYVEALTGINADDLIKTARTFAKAKSASILYCMGITQHTTGTDNVKSLANLSMLCGNLGIPGGGVNPLRGQNNVQGACDMGGLPNVFTAYQGVADATARAKFEAAWEVTDLPATPGLTATDMIEMAGTGDLKALYIIGENPMVSDPDLNHAEKALERLDLLVVQDIFLTETAQKADVVLPAFCFAEKDGTFSNTERRVQRVRKAVEAPGFAREDWKIVCEIATRMGYPMNYPNGEAIFEEIRTVTPSYAGITFEKIEKEGIHWPCPTEAHPGTPILHTKQFTRGKGLFHAIDHRPPAELPDTAYPFMLTTGRVLYHYHTGTMTMKSRGLNTLSPECFVEISVNDASKLDLEDGTMVDVLSRRGKITAKLAISPKAVDGTLFIPFHFAKAAANRLTNAMLDPVAKIPEFKVCAINIRRAA
- the pruA gene encoding L-glutamate gamma-semialdehyde dehydrogenase encodes the protein MSNAIFSIDTPKNEPVLSYAPESSERTKLKDAIMALRSQEMEIPLVIGGKAVKTGNMGTCRVPHDHGHTLATFHKAGAKEVAMAADAARAAAKEWLHMPWQERLAIFRKAADLLAGPYRMKLNAATMLGQGKNAMQAEIDSACELIDFLRFNTYYATQIYKDQPVSDPGIWNQLEYRPLEGFVFAVSPFNFTAIAGNLCSSPAMMGNTVLWKPASTAVYSGHIIMEIFKRAGLPDGVINFIPGSGSEVGTPVMNHPDFAGVHFTGSTRVFKNIWTTAAKNLDLYGCYPRIVGETGGKDFIFVHASADVDAVCTAMIRGAFEYQGQKCSAASRAYVPASMWGDLKTKLTKTIATIKMGSPEDFSNFVNAVIDKNAFDTISSYIDFAKNSDHAEIIAGGGCDDTTGYFIEPTVIVAETPDFKTMREEIFGPVLTVFIYDDADYDKTLEICDSTSDYALTGAVFATDRAAVIKARKVLTHAAGNFYINDKPTGAVVGQQPFGGARASGTNDKAGSPLNLYRWVSARTIKETFVPPTDYRYPFMG
- a CDS encoding RnfABCDGE type electron transport complex subunit B translates to MLEAVLLMGGLGVVIGGALALASKVFYVYVDPLVVAISDALPGANCGGCGFPGCSPNAQAIADGKSSPDSCVAAGPDVAEAIAALMGVSIEAKEPEIARPGCHYSIEDTDIKYLYEGLSDCRAAALMSGGMKVCNIGCLGLGTCVKACLFGALTMGKDSLPKVDPEKCTGCGACERACPKHIIRLTSVTRRIISEYTEDECVTPCQRACPTGIDIREYVRLIRHNDPGGAVQVIKERNPFPTVIGRICPALCEVACRRQYLDEPVAINHLKRYACDIEMNLGKRVQPYKAPATGKRVAVIGGGVEGLSAAFFTARLGHSPMVFESTALLGGLLRVAISDERLSQSVLDWDIEGVLEMGVKTRMSVKAGRDFTVPSLLREGFEAVFTATGGWDNRLVRGDVADVATVFPGGYLLIDLLRTDIKKGERIPCGRNVVIAGGGMMIPNAVKICKELGAENITVLSRKPPEKSSYDSITLEAIQSRGATVKYNTGITRLYGEEDRLTHIEYTELDSGKKHLLPTDTLFLSSGRFPELVFVRSETLDSEKEQSDSRSGTLRWEGVEIYKEPENCREQGLLSKGDVISGYSAAVAAINGGRKAAASIHSLLYGHLPEYPSNPITKQSILQGVNHLEGVQISPRNIMPAADLSNRGNGELFKGFSDEMAVKEAERCLRCGLICYERSKLEEVKEIVV